TCGGGGACTTTCGGGCAAAACGGTGTTTTGAATTCTCATTTATCAGCCAAAACTAATCATAAAAGACCAATTTAAACTGAATAAGATAACTGTAaaccgtttattttttttaaatactttaaaataGAAACAATTCTAGAAAagagatacatatatgaaaaaaaaaacaactttatcgaaattttcgtcgagataaatcgattggttggagacacaggacattgttaaaaaccgattattttttttatgtaatacaaCACCAGTTTTCCACTATACCcattgatgaaaatccaaaattcacgtttttTGCTCCGGCTTAGGTATATaatggtcgattttttttccacaaatcgtaCTTGGTAGTtatgatattgaaattaaattctatcgggtacttatgtatattagtagatacatacatatgtataataactatatacgatatgtccatacatatatcagtattgttttcacatttaatttttattacatatcaaataatatattttaaaactaattttcAGTTGGCTTTGTTGGCTTTGTGCGCTTTGGCGTCTGCAGCACCCAGCGCTGGAATTATTCCAATCGCTTACGAAGCACATCCAGCTATCATCCACCATCCAGCTGTACTCCACCATCCAGCCATTCTTCAACATGCGGCCATTCTTCAACATCCAGCCGTGGTACACGCACCTCTGATCGCCTCCGTACCAGCATCCATCTCCAGCCACTCCAGTACCGTAATCCACGGTACCAAAACCCTGGTACCAATCGTCAATCACAAAATCTTAGCGGCACCTACATACATCGCCATACATTAATCATGtgctatgtgtgtatgtacatatgtatgtacgatggcGAAAAAAACCACcgattttcaataaaatgataCAAACGTATGCAGTCTTTTATTTTGGACATTCCAACTCCTCCTAAATTGTGTCATTTTTAAATGTGAAGCTATTTCGAGTACATCCGTTAATGTTAATTATTACGTAATACTGGCTCTTTTGTATGCACAGTGAACGTAttcaaattgtaatatttagatCTTGAGACACGCACGTACGTGAATTCGTTAGGCTATGCAGATTTCAACCGGAAACTGTCAGGATGGACCTTGGGAAAATGGTCGTCGGTGTAGACGATGACCACAATTGTTATGTAAATGTAGATCTTTAACGTTCTTTTATCAGAACAAATGTACAAaacggcgattttttttcacttggTGCATGTTTTTTATACAGATTGGAAATTAGCTTCGATTAATTTATCAATGAATTAcgtatcaaattaaatattattttaaaggtATAATGAAATAGAATTTAAGATAAAGTTCAATTTTCTATTAGAGAAAGTCCCATTTCTCAtaaggtaaaaatatattttttgtgttcctttgatatatgtatatacatatacttattagTAGCATACTGTTGGTGGTTAATACTTACTTTTAGgcaattattttatactaaaaagTTCAATGGGGCTTCAGCGTTCAACTTGGTGCTGGTTTTATCTTAGGaatgtatttgttttgttttatactTTGTGGTGTTATGCTTCTAACgagtgattttaaaattaataataaaaataatattcatatatacgcatgataatttattaaaaaataaaatataacatggtTAATTGATTGCATCTATATTAGGATAAGACTAGTTTGATCGAAATAAGGAGCGACAGTAAATCATTGAATTTTTGCTAGGATCGTTTCGGTTAGGATTAGAACTTCACACATTTTCAACGCACTCGGTAAAACCGGAAGTTCTTGTATTACTTTAAACTTTGGTTTTAGTTTTGCATAGTCTCTATTAAGCAAAAGCTCTGTATAGAGAGCATGGGCTAACGTCGGATCCAATAATTCCACCGGGATAGCACGTTATGGGGTAAGGGGAATAGGCATTACCAGCCACGGCAGTTGCTACTGGAATAGTTGGAGCCAAAGGCAAGGTTTGCTGTAAAAGCGGAACAGTTTGGAATTCAACAGCTGAGGAATATGGAGACACAATATGCTCAAATGGGATGATATATTCTTGGCTTGCAGAACGAGCATGTTCAGAGTGACCATGTTCAGCGTGTTCATGCCCGTGCTCAGCGTCGGCGTGTCCATGTTCAGCATGTTCATGTCCGTGTTCAGCGTGGGCGTGTCCATGTTCGGAGTGTTCATGTCCGTGTTCATGTCCATGTTCATGTCCATGTTCATGTCCCTGTTCATGTCCGTGTTCAGCGTGAGCATGGCCGTGCTCAGAGTGTTCATCATGCCCATGTCCATGTTCAGCATGTTCAGCGTGCTTGTGAATAGGAACTACTCTGTGATCGTGAACGATAGTCATGCTCTGGTGCGAAACAGCTGCCGGGTGATGGGTAATGGTAGCTGAGTGCTCTGAGTGCTTAGCTTCGACTCCGTGGTGTTCTTCGTGTCCGTGTTCAGAATGGTGTTCTCCGTGGTGCTCTCCATGGTGTTCCCCGTGATGTTCTCCATGATGTTCTCCGTGATGTTCTCCGTGATGTTCTCCATGGTGTTCGTCGTGGTGTTCTCCGTGGTGTTCTCCGTGAGCTGGTGCCATTTCAGCGAATGTATAGATGATAGGTGTGGCTGATCCAAAGAAGTCGACTTTGTCCGCTGCTATGTTATAATATGGTGCTGCAAATAGGGCAGTGTATAAACCGTCAGAAAGGTGTCCATGCTCTTCTGAACCATGACTAGGAGCACCAAAAGCAGTCTTAGCGAACAAAAACAGGATCACCTGGAATAATGGTTAATTTTAAAGCAACGACATTGTAGGaagaaatttttgatttgaaactgtttctacataatttatttcGTATTAAGTATCAAGTATTAGGAGTAGAATATGTAGCTCGATAGTTGGGTTAATGCTATTCACCAAGACGAttactcatcaaattggcaaaccatcctacccactatttcaccactatttgaatataatttcaaacctATACATGTACAAGTTATATCATAGGCGTCGCTCAGGGACAGCCCGAAATGGCATCATCGGAgcatcatataaattttataattaattaatcagattttttaattaattaatcaagttCGTACACGCTTACTGCGACAAAAAGTTTACCGCAACGTATGAAAATCGGACATGAAATTATgcaatcatataatattataatacgacGTTTTTTTATGAGATACGTGAggatattatacctacatatgtatatacataaaaatggcataaaaattgcatttacATAAGTTCTAACGATAGATAATAATGCAAAAGTATATCtgtacatataatcatatacatatagtgaCAAATCATAGGTAataaggtacatatacataagacgTAAATACTACACAGCTAAACAGTTTAAAGAGTAATTTGAAGGGCCTTCATCTTAGCTGTAGCTTTAATTTGCACGAAAAGAACAACGAGACTATAATTGGTCCTCTGTATGAAGACACTCACTTGCTGTCCCTTAAACCGCCTCtcaaccaatagcatttcgtacagACAAAAAAACACTATAGttcgaaatgctattggtcgagatggggtgtaagggacagcatgagagtttaacatacatacatacataaatgtcttCCTAAAGCAAATGGCAAACGAATGATAGTGAAGACATTACAGGAGACCCTATATTACGCATAGTTaggtatatagtttttttttataaaattatgagTTTATGTGAAGCCAGAGTGGAAAAGATTTGAAAGACGTTTGAAatatgttgaaattaaattgtt
This Arctopsyche grandis isolate Sample6627 chromosome 7, ASM5162203v2, whole genome shotgun sequence DNA region includes the following protein-coding sequences:
- the LOC143914341 gene encoding uncharacterized protein LOC143914341 — translated: MNTLLALLALCALASAAPSAGIIPIAYEAHPAIIHHPAVLHHPAILQHAAILQHPAVVHAPLIASVPASISSHSSTVIHGTKTLVPIVNHKILAAPTYIAIH
- the LOC143914337 gene encoding uncharacterized protein LOC143914337, coding for MYKLVILFLFAKTAFGAPSHGSEEHGHLSDGLYTALFAAPYYNIAADKVDFFGSATPIIYTFAEMAPAHGEHHGEHHDEHHGEHHGEHHGEHHGEHHGEHHGEHHGEHHSEHGHEEHHGVEAKHSEHSATITHHPAAVSHQSMTIVHDHRVVPIHKHAEHAEHGHGHDEHSEHGHAHAEHGHEQGHEHGHEHGHEHGHEHSEHGHAHAEHGHEHAEHGHADAEHGHEHAEHGHSEHARSASQEYIIPFEHIVSPYSSAVEFQTVPLLQQTLPLAPTIPVATAVAGNAYSPYPITCYPGGIIGSDVSPCSLYRAFA